From a single Oscillospiraceae bacterium genomic region:
- a CDS encoding membrane dipeptidase: MNLFDLHCDTATAAFDAGKPFSAFSLPFLKSPYESWVQTFAICIDPTEKEEARAYFGNVSDYLLKELPRYPAVTPVLAVENCGNIIQNPDEDIAMLKALGFRIVSLTHNPDNPLCGGIKGDGRGLSPLGKEVISALVLNGITLDCSHCSDKAFWDICEATDETFIATHSDSRTVCGETRNLTDEQAKEIFRRGGLVGLNFYEAFLGDGGSVRALITHIERFFALGGEKCLAIGSDYDGAQIAKELFDLKKVEKRIAKVFGQSAADDIFYNNAARFFG; this comes from the coding sequence ATGAATCTTTTTGATCTGCACTGCGATACCGCGACCGCCGCTTTCGACGCCGGCAAACCGTTTTCGGCGTTTTCGCTGCCGTTTTTAAAAAGCCCGTATGAGAGTTGGGTTCAGACATTTGCAATCTGCATTGATCCTACCGAAAAAGAAGAAGCAAGAGCGTATTTTGGCAATGTGTCTGATTATCTGCTCAAAGAACTGCCCCGATATCCTGCGGTGACGCCGGTGCTTGCGGTTGAAAACTGCGGCAATATCATTCAAAATCCGGACGAGGACATTGCGATGTTAAAAGCGCTGGGGTTTCGGATCGTATCGCTGACCCATAACCCGGATAATCCGCTGTGCGGCGGGATCAAGGGCGACGGGCGGGGGCTTTCGCCGCTCGGGAAAGAGGTTATTTCGGCATTGGTGCTGAACGGGATTACGCTCGACTGCTCGCACTGCTCCGACAAGGCGTTTTGGGATATCTGTGAGGCGACCGATGAGACCTTTATCGCGACCCACTCCGATTCCAGAACCGTCTGCGGTGAGACGCGCAACCTGACCGACGAGCAGGCAAAGGAGATTTTTCGGCGCGGCGGATTGGTCGGATTGAATTTTTACGAGGCGTTTTTGGGAGACGGCGGGTCTGTTCGTGCGCTGATCACCCATATTGAACGGTTTTTTGCGCTGGGTGGTGAAAAATGTCTTGCGATCGGAAGTGATTACGACGGTGCGCAAATTGCGAAAGAACTGTTTGATCTGAAAAAGGTTGAAAAACGGATTGCCAAGGTCTTCGGGCAAAGCGCGGCGGACGATATTTTTTATAACAACGCGGCGCGTTTTTTCGGTTAA
- a CDS encoding transposase has translation MEYPIRKQLRLKGYDYAQNNAYFITICTNHQMHLFGEIMDQAVGAAPCGRPIEMKKDRKNDREWLPLNANLNDAGKMVEKWLLKTESKYTCVKIDGYVIMPNHIHFVIFNMREDARESASLPQIIGWFKTMTTNDYIKGVKNRLCKPFHKHLRQRNYYEHVIRNEKDLNEIRKYIVENPLKWTLDEYYNNENHKESGSYVDV, from the coding sequence ATGGAATACCCGATCAGAAAGCAACTTCGGTTAAAAGGTTATGATTATGCCCAAAATAATGCATATTTTATTACGATATGCACCAATCACCAAATGCATTTATTTGGCGAAATTATGGATCAGGCCGTAGGGGCGGCACCATGTGGCCGCCCGATTGAAATGAAAAAGGACAGAAAAAATGACCGGGAGTGGTTACCGCTGAATGCAAATTTAAATGATGCAGGTAAGATGGTTGAAAAATGGCTGTTGAAAACAGAAAGCAAATATACCTGTGTAAAAATCGATGGTTACGTAATCATGCCGAATCATATCCATTTTGTGATTTTCAATATGAGAGAAGACGCGAGAGAAAGCGCGTCTTTGCCGCAAATCATCGGCTGGTTTAAAACCATGACAACGAACGATTATATCAAAGGGGTTAAGAACAGATTATGTAAGCCGTTTCACAAGCATTTAAGGCAACGCAATTATTATGAGCATGTAATACGCAACGAAAAGGATTTAAATGAGATAAGAAAATATATCGTGGAGAATCCTCTGAAATGGACATTAG